In Segatella copri, the DNA window TAAAACGAAGCGGCTCTCCACCTCGTAAAATCCCGTCAGCACGTTTCGGCGGAACAGATAGTGGGTGAGCAGCCACTGCTTGATGCCCCTTACCGATGGCTTGGCGCTGCGCCCCTCGCCATGGCGATAGAAATGCCAGATACCAAACTTGTTCAGATGCTTGTAGCGAGACTTGATGACAGAAGCCGTATCTTCGTAGCTGGTGCCAAACTCACGGTCGGCGTAGGTCAGAACTTCTTCCTGCGGGATGCCATAGTAGATGCAGATGTCGGCAAAGTGCCATACGTACTCGTTGTGATGCTCAGGCTCGAACCGATAGCCCCACAGGTCGAGCAGTTCCTTGATATGGGAAGCTGCCTCCTCGATGGTAGGCGCACCCTTGTCGCTTGACTTCGCCTCCTCTTTCACCTTGCTGCTTCGCTTACCTCCCTTGGCGTTTCGCCTGGCAGAATACTTCGCCTGCAATGCCTTCTTCGTGTAGAGGGGGTTCAGATCCTTCGGTCCCAAGACAAAAGGCTCGGCATCCCAACGGAAATAGGCATCCGGGTCGTAGGAAAGACCGGCGCATCGGGTGATGTCTACACACTGCTTGTCGGGAGCGATACCCAGGAGCTGGGTGTAGTAAGCCATCGCCTTCTGCAGCACGGCATCGAAGAGTTCGAGCACGCTGATGTCGTCGTCATCTACAGGATGGTAGGCGCAGAATACTCTGAATCCCCTGCCGCTCACGGTGATATACTCTACCATCGTATGATTGTCGCCTCTCACCAGTTGGATAAGCTGCTCCATATCTTCCTTCTTCACATGGTCGAAGTCGAGCTGGAACATGTAGGTAGGTTTGAGGAAGTCGGCAAGTTGTCTGCCGTAGCCGTTCATGAGTGCCGAAACCGTGATGGCAGGCATCTCAGGCTTGTACTGGTCGGCAAACTGCTTGCTGATGGCGAGACGCTTGCGGTAAGTCTCGGTCATCATTCGCAGCTCAGGGCTAGAGGTAATCATGCTCTTGAGATACAACCAGTCGGCGAGTGGATGGCTCTCCGAAGATTTGATACAAGGGAAGTACGATGGCATCGTAGCTGTCCCATTCATACAGTTGGTGTTTGATTCTTTTTCCATTTCGTTTTAAAATTGTTGTTGTTATATACTATTCAGTCGTTTCCAACGTTCTCTAAGTAAGAGTGTGGGTGAACACTTGGCGATGAAGTCGGTGAAGGGTGAACCCCGATGCCAACCTTTAGCGTTAATAATGTGTTAAAAACACTATATAACCCATTATAATATAGACTCTTATATTTCTAGCATGCGCTGTATATACAAAGTTCTTTTTATTAGGGTTCACCCCTGAGCCGAAAAGGTGAATGCTTGGGGCAAGTGTTCACCCCGCTGTTCACCATTCGGTAACTGTCAGCAAAGATACGACAAAAGGGCGATAGAGGAAATCGAAAATTACCACATTGTGGTAAAAACAAATAATTTAAGTATTAATTTAATTTAAAAGATTTAGGAATGGAAAAAAGAAATTCCTTCTTTTTGCCGATGAGAAGTTGAAGCTCGCGGCTGAGATTTCGTCGAAGACTGCTGAGCAGCGTTTCGACAAGTTGTCAAACCGGTTAGTGAAGTCTGCCAAGCACATTTATTCAGAGAAGGCGATTTATCATGAGTTGACCGAAGGCATGCGTGCCTGGGTGTTGAAGAAGAGTGACATCAAGAAAGCGTTTCACCTGACTCGCAGTTTCTTCACTCATTTGAACAAGGGCGAGCATATGTTGCTCTCCGAGTTTGTTCGTTTTACCAATTGGATTTTCACCCATTATGCTAGCGAGGAGGTTCGCCTGAAGGTATGGATGGGTATTGGCACGGTGTTGTTCTGTCACACGAAGGAGAACGCCGATTACGGTTGGCATCCTTTCTCCCGTCCACTAAACCAGATCTTAGAAGACATGATAGAGAAGGAAGTGAAGAAGCGAGTAGAGAAGGAGGAAAGAATCCGCGCTTTGAAGAAGGCACAGGATGAGATAGGAAAATACTGATTTCACTTTTTTAGATTGATTTAGAACCATTAAGGCGCCGCCTTCCTGGTAAGAAGGTCAAACTCGCACTTCTCGAACAGATCCTCATCACTACAACCGGAGCCCTCCTTCAAGGCAGACATAGCTACGAGAATACGAATGGAGGCATTTGGGCGGCCGCACTTCTTGCCTTCTGGGAACAAAGGCTTGAATATCTCCTCGTTAATCTTGGTTGTCACGAGGCTATAGAACTGGTTATGCCATGCGTTGGGGTCAGAATACTTCTTTGAAGCACGACTTCCTAACTGCATTGAGGGAGCCGTGAATATATCTAACTGAGGATTCGGATCTGTCTTTTTAAACATAGTCATTCTGTTTGATTGATGGTGTAAAGATACGAAAAATATTCCAGATAACAGCATAAATCAGAGATTATTTTCGTGAAATATAAATATTTAAAACAAGCCTTACTTTTTAAAGTGGGCTCAGTAATGAAAAACAGCATTTGTTTATACAAAATTTCTGAGATATTAAAGCGATTCGGCTTAAATAGTCTTAAATTTACAACGTCGTATTTATATTTTCTGCCATTTCTTGTCTTTTCTCAATAAATTTTCGTATTTTTGCAGTCGGATTGTATAGCCAGACCGCAGTTGTCGCTGTAAGACGAGTTCTTTCATGATAACCGAGTCGGGTAGCCTACGCCGTGCTGAGTGTAGTAAAGTCAACCATGACATATCTATACGAAAGCGGGCATTGGGTGGGAAGGCAATCCAGACATTTTGGAAGGCGTTTTATCGACGCTGTGTTTAATACTCTATGTAAATTTAGCAAGTTCACCGTAATTTTGGTCTTGAACGTAGCCAATGGTAGATGTCCCGGGTGTGATTATGTCAATCTCGTGGAGACCTGTAAGTATGGATAGTACCCTTTTGGGTGTAGTCTAATGTATTATATGGTCTTTTTGCGGTAATGATTTTCATATCGGCGTGGGCTCTGACGTTGTCTGCTCAACCCAAATAGGCAATTGCTAGAGCCTCAGAGAGTTGAATAGACAACAGGACGATTCCACGTCTTTTTTTTGTCGCTCTTTAACGGATTTCTGTCTAGAAAAAAGTTAGCACCGATATGAAAATCGATGAATGGACATCAGAAGATGTACACACCTCAGGAGGTGGGGAATTCCCTCCTTGCGCTGGACTTACCTTCAACGTCCTCCCCGAAGCTCAAAGCACTGTTTCTGCTGAGAGTTCACAAACAGGGGTGTCCACTAGAAATGCACATATAGCAAGTAAGCCTAAAGTACAAAAAGAGGAAGAAATACTTCATTGGTATGCCTTACGTACTACTTATGGTAGAGAGAGAAAGGCATACGACTATATGACAGCCAAAGGCATCACGGCTTTCTATCCTACCATCAAAACGGTAAAACTAATAAAAGGTAAGCGCAAAGTTGTTACCGAGTCACGTTTACCCAATATATTCTTCGCCTATGGTACAGAAGAACAACTCAAAACTTTTGTTTACGACAACGTAAACCTCCCTTTCCTTCGTTTTTATTATCGTCACGTCCACGTTGGTCGCAGAATTGACAAAAGACCTTTGATAGTTCCTAATTACCAAATGGAAAGTCTAAAAATTATCTGTGCTGCCAATACGGATAATACTATCGTATCAATAGAAAAAGTACAGAAGTTCGAGAAAGGTCAGTTAGTAAAGATTGTTGATGGCGCGTTTAAGGGAGTGGTTGGTAAAGTTGCAAGGTGGCAAGGGCAACAGAGAGTTGGGGTTGTTGTAGATGACTTGGTAACTGTTGTGACGGCATATGTGCCAAGTGCGTTTTTAGAAAAAATTATATAATTGGGGCAACATTGGTTACTTTTATATGATTAACAATGCAAATTAAATATCAATCAAAAATAATAAAATGAAAAAGTTACACTTACTCGTAGGAGTTTTCATTTTTATCGGGTGTCTTCAAGTCCATGCTGAGAAAAGCAGGGTCGCTATGGAAAAATGGCAAACAGGTAATGTGGTTGGTAGTACAACGATATGCCGTTCTCCTTTGAGAAATTCTATTGATGTATATTATGATGACGAACTACGTCAAATAGAGATTTCCAGTGACGTGGGAGTTGAAGTTCAATTATTCCTATGTGATATAAATGGAAATACGTTGGACTATTCGCATTGCATAAATACAGTGTTGGATATACCATACCGATATAGTGGCATAATCATTCTACGCATTTAAAGTGAGTAATGGATTGCCACTGGTAAAATTACTATTTGATATTTTCCCAAGTAAACAAACATAACAACACTCTTCGAGTGTAGTTAACATTTAATAATAGTAGCAAAAATATGAAAAAAACATTATGCACAGAAATCCTATTGGACACTGGGAGCGTGTTGCAACGACGACTTTACGCTGGAAGGTAATCTTGATACTTTTCATCAGTACATTTGCTTTTGCCAAAAATGCCCATGCATATGATGATTTACGGAATAGTTTTCTTTCTTTTTTGTATTTTTGCCTCATTTTAACAATATGTAACCACAGTGTATAAGTATGATGAAGACAGTTTTGAATACAGCTATATTTTCAGTATTATTCCTTTCTGGAGGAAACATGTCAGCGCAGGTTTCACCTATCCGGTTAGGTGTCCGTTTAGGTTGTGGAATGTCTGTCAACACAGGAATGGATAAAATCCTTGTTCCTGAAGACTATTATTCCAATTACAATTTCAAAGACAAGTGGCAGTTTACTCCAACAGTTAGTGTATTTGCCCAGTATCATGTTGATGGTTCCATCATTGGTGTTGAAGGTGGATTTAGCTATTGGCAGAAGGCATCACAGCTTGTCTATAATGATGATAAGGAGTTAAACTATAAGGTTACACCTCGTTATAATTACATTGGTGTATCTGCTCTGCTGAAGATTTATCCTTGGCGCAAAGGCTTTAATATCTCAATTGGAGGGCGTGCGGGAGCCAATCTTAATGGCAAGGGCATATCTTACGAGAGTAATCAAGAAGACAATAAGTTTGCAAACTATCATTTTGCTACTGTAGCTGAGACGGAACGTTTGATGAAGGAGAAACTGACGGGGCAGCCAGATATTGCCGTTGGTGGTGGCTTTGGTTATGAAATTGGCAACCACTGGGCTTTAGATTTACGTTACTTTCACGGATTGAACACTACCATCAAGACAGAGCGTAATGACTATAACTGGGCAGAACATTCAACCCATGGACAGAACATAGAGCTTAGTATCAGCTATCTTTTTAAACTTTAACCCTTATGAGTTTATCTATGAAGGACAAGAGCAACAGAAAAAAACGTTATATTCTGGCAGGAATCTTTCTTGGCATAGCTGCTCTTTTGGGTATAGAACGCTGTGTTAATGACGAGCCAGAGTCTGAGCAGAGTATAGAACAAAAGACAGCAGACAAGGCTCCATCACTGTCTACTACACCACCTGTCTCTTCTTCTTTTGACAAGACAAATGTGCAGAAGGATTCGGGACGTTCAGATTGTGTATATAATAAGCTGGGGAATTCATCTGTAAACGATAAAACAGCCAGTATGAAACACGAGAAGAAAGAACCTGACAATGAACCTACTAATCAGAAAACAGGTGAATATGTTCTTGACAACTCTATGAATAGTCAGCCCTCTATCGTACAGGAGAATCCGAAAGAAACTCCATCTATGAGGACTTACTCTTTTCCTCACCATCATCTTTTTCGGATTGGACTTAGGGTAGGAGTTGGTTATTCCAGCATTTCAGGATTAAGCAGTATTATTGAGAACTATGATATACGTCCTACTTTCACAATGAATGAACGTGGTGGTGTAAATCCTCGTATTGGAGTCTTTGGCACATGGCAATATCGCAGGTTAGGTGCAGAGTTGAGCATTGATTATACTCGTCTCTCCAGCAAGCTGACGGAGTACAAAAAAACTGAATATATAACCGAGACTACACGGTTTCATTATAATTTCATTACTCCACAAATCTTGCTTCGTTTCTATGCTTTCCCAAAGTTCTATATGGGAGCAGGAATCAGTGCTGCTATTCCGTTTGGCAGCCGTAATATCGACTTCACCAATGACCGCATTGGGGAGGTATACCGACAGCAGGCTGAACGTACTCAGGATCATCTGAGAGAATCTGTCAAAGCACGAGTGACATTTATTCCTACCATAAAGATTGGCTATGTTGATATAAAGAACGGTTTTGAGGCAGGACTGGAATACGGTTTCGGATTTAATGATGTGCTTCGCACCAGTGCCAATGACTATGGATATCAGGAGCGTATGAACAATCTGCAGACAGTCAGTCTTACCATTGGCTACAGTCTTCCACTTGGCAAAGCTAAATAAGCCGCATTTTCGAATCATATTAAAACAGTCTCTATATGAAACATAAATATCTCATAGCAGTTTTCTTCTTTATATCCACTCTTTCTGCTACAGCTCAGACCCCTGGTGGCGTAGATAAGCCAATGGTCTGGTCACGTGATTCTGCCTCTGTCCGTGTCTCTGCTGGTGCTGGTCTTACCTATATCGGCGTAAGTAAGGTATATGGCGAAAAGGAACAGGCAATATGGTCTCTTGGAAGCGGAAGATCTATTACCCGTATGCAGACAACCGAGCGTGCTGCTAACCTTGGTGACGGTACTTTTATGAATTATGCCAAGGAATCTCTGCCTGAAATGCGACTTTACAGCTATACGACCTCTTCCAATATGAGCAACGGTCAGACTCTGCATATCGGTCGGAACGGGAACACTAAGCTGCCTGTAAAGAACCTTGATGGCAGAACAGTTGAGTATACAGTCTTCGATCGTCGCCTTTCTGATACAGAACGTTGCCGTGTGGAAAGCTACCTCGCATTGAAATACGGCGTGAGTCTTCGCAGTAGTTACCTTAATTCAAGAAGCGAGGTTATTTGGAATGGGTATACCAACAAGGACTATAGCCACCGTATAGCTGGTCTTATCTCAGACAAAGCCTCTGCCCTGCATAAGACAAGAGCCAAGAGCTGTGAGGAAGACGGTTTCCTTACAATCAATATGAGCAAACCTTTTGAAGATGGTGAGAGTCTTCTTTGGGGTGACAACAATGGTAAACTTTCTTTCCGTCAGAGCAAGGCTTACGGCAAGTGGCTCGGTAGAAGATGGATGGATACAGCAACACGGATTGACAAGCCCAATGTTGATGTTGTAGCTGATAGCAAGCAGCTACGCCAGATACAGCCTCTTGCAGAAGGTGAGAGCTACTATCTTGCCGTTGATCCTACAGGAACAGGTAGCTTTCCTGTCAAAACTCTAAGTTATCATAAGGCAAATACGACAGTTGGTGATAGTATTGTCTTTAAGAATATACCGTTAGGTAGACATGATGTCTTCACGCTACGAGCTGCCAAAGATATGTTTACAACAATAGAAGTAGAGCAGCCAACGGAGAAGAGCGGCAGCACAGGAACACTTTCTGTCAGAGTAACAGGTGGTATTGCCCCTTACAAGATGACTCTACAGAGAGAACACATGTCTGTTTTCAATCGTACTACAAGCGACAGCATACAGTCTGCTGATGGACTCATAGAAGGAAAATACCTTCTTACGACGACAGACCATGTGGGCAATAAGTCTGAGAATGAGTTTCAGATATCTAAGACGGGTATCACAGAAATTCCTTCCATGAATCCTTCCGATGGAAATAGTGACTTCTTTGCGAATGTAAGTGTAAGTCCTAATCCAACGGCGAATGGATATTTCGGTGTCCAGGTGGAACTGAGCGAAGCTGCTCCATTGGACATGGCACTCTATACGGCGGGTGGAGCTCTTGTCAGTCGTCAGACGAATATGCCAGATACATATTTCTCCACTAAAGTCTATCTTCCACAGACAGGTGTTTACTTATTGACACTGCAAAGTGGTAGCAAAGAAAAGACATTTAAACTGGTGAGAAAGTAATTCTCTTTTTATCCTTTATAAATTTACCAACGCAAGTATATATACTGAGGACCTTTAGGTCTGAAACAAAATAGCAAGAATAATGAAGTATTCTACACATTCATTCCTCCTTCCGTTCCTGTTGCTTGCAGGAATCATACTAAACTCCTGTAATGGTGGAAGTAATCGTTCTGCTAAAGAAACTGTAATCAGTGATTCTACATGTACTAATACAGTCTCTTCTGTACAAAAAGATAGCATTCCCCGAAAGGCTACTTCCTTACGAAAACAAGTTAAGGACAGTGTACAGAACTCACCTGTGAAGAGAATCTCCGAAGAAATCGCAAGAAATCAAAAGGGGAATCGTGTAGATACTCACAAGCTGAACAGGAAATCTGCAAGAGTTTTTGCAGACTTAGGCAAACGTACCGTCAGCAAGTTCTTTACCAACTCCGACAGCGATACGCTCAATGTTGGGCGTGCCCAGCTTGCCGTACCATGTGAGGCTATGGAAAAGGGTAAAGTTCTTAGTATTACACCACTTAGAAAAGGTGAACTATCAACCTTGCCTACGGGTATGGTGAACGTTACAGGTAGTTGTGATACATTGATGGCAAGAACAGATACGGTGTCTGGTTATCGCTTCTTACCTCATGGTAATCACTTCGTCCATCATCTGGCAAGTATCGCAGTACCTTACGACAGCACGTTGATACCGAAAGGCTATACTGTAGATGATATCCACACCTATTACTATGATGAACTGCACCAACGCTGGACAATGCTCCAGTCGAAAGGTATTGATACTAAACGTGAGGTGGCAATGGCAGAGACTTCACACTTTACGGATGTCATCAACGGTATCATTAAGGTTCCAGAGAGTCCCGAAACACAGAACTATGTCCCTACAGGAATCAGTGAGCTGAAGGCTGCTGACCCAGCAGCGGGTATTCAGCAGATTGAAGCCCCATCAGCTAATCAGAATGGTACGGCGTCACTGTCCTATCCTTTCGAAGTTCCTGCAGGGCGTAATGATATTGGTGTAAGTGCCGGCTTACAGTATAGCAGCGAGGGCGGTAGTAGCTTTGTTGGCTATGGATGGAGTCTTCCTGTACAGAGCATTGACATAGAGACCCGATGGGGTGTACCACGTTTTGATGATAATTCAGAAAGTGAGAGCTATCTTCTCATGGGACAGCAGCTCAGTGACCGACTCTATCGTAGGACAGATTCTCTGGCAAGACAAGCTGACAAGCAGTTCTATCCAATGACAGAAGGCGGTTTCAGTAGGATTATCCGAAAGGGTAACAGCCCGAAGAACTATTATTGGGAAGTGACTGGCAAGGATGGTACAGTCTACAGTTATGGTGGTCATGGTGGTCATGTCAGTGATGCAACTTCTCTTACCGACACCAAGGGTAACCGTATCAAATGGGCACTTGACCGTGTTACCGATGTTCACGGAAACTTTGCTGCTTTCCATTACATGAAGTCTGGCAATAACCTTTATCCTGAACGCTATACATGGACAGGATTCGGGGAGACGGAAGGACTGTATAGCATTGAATTCAATATTGACTCTATAGCCACAGACCGAAAAGATGTAACGAGTAGTGGAAGGCTGGGCATAATGCAAAAGGACAAAGGGCTACTCCGTAAGGTCACTGTGAAGAATAATGGTCAGCAGCTCCGCAGCTATACCTTAAACTATGAAGACGGGCCGTTTGGCAAAATGCTGCTAAAGAGCATTGATCAGAACGATAGTAGGGATGGTAAGGTTGTTACACAATCCTTTGACTATTACAATGACCTCAAAAATGGTCTTTTCTCTTCTAAGGCAGAGATATGGAAGGCCGAAGGAGAAGATTACGAAGCATTCCTCAGCCATTCGGTTCGTGGGTGTGATGACAATCTTAGTATTCTTGGTGGTGGAGCATCAAAAAGCCACACTACAGGTGGGGGAACAATGATAGGTGTAGGTTTCACTGGTGGAACAGTAAACGTCGGTCCATCTTTCTCTAATAGCAAAAGTTCAAATACAGGTAAAGTTGCTTTCGTAGATATTGATGGTGATGGACTGCCTGATAAGCTTTTCAAACAAGGTAACGAACTTTTCTATCGTAAAAACATGAGTGCAGATGGAAAGAATTTACTCTTTGGTAAAGCGTTACGGATACGAGGAGTAAACTCTTTCTCTGAAGGTAATAGTATCAGTCGTTCTCTTAATGCAGATGCTGCTGTTGAAGTTGGTATTACAAAAAAACTTGGTGCTTCTGTTGGAATTTCTTATACACATTCAAAAGATCAGGACAAGACTACCACCTATCTTTATGATTTCAACAGTGAT includes these proteins:
- a CDS encoding UpxY family transcription antiterminator produces the protein MKIDEWTSEDVHTSGGGEFPPCAGLTFNVLPEAQSTVSAESSQTGVSTRNAHIASKPKVQKEEEILHWYALRTTYGRERKAYDYMTAKGITAFYPTIKTVKLIKGKRKVVTESRLPNIFFAYGTEEQLKTFVYDNVNLPFLRFYYRHVHVGRRIDKRPLIVPNYQMESLKIICAANTDNTIVSIEKVQKFEKGQLVKIVDGAFKGVVGKVARWQGQQRVGVVVDDLVTVVTAYVPSAFLEKII
- a CDS encoding PorT family protein, with the translated sequence MSAQVSPIRLGVRLGCGMSVNTGMDKILVPEDYYSNYNFKDKWQFTPTVSVFAQYHVDGSIIGVEGGFSYWQKASQLVYNDDKELNYKVTPRYNYIGVSALLKIYPWRKGFNISIGGRAGANLNGKGISYESNQEDNKFANYHFATVAETERLMKEKLTGQPDIAVGGGFGYEIGNHWALDLRYFHGLNTTIKTERNDYNWAEHSTHGQNIELSISYLFKL
- a CDS encoding PorT family protein; translated protein: MKDKSNRKKRYILAGIFLGIAALLGIERCVNDEPESEQSIEQKTADKAPSLSTTPPVSSSFDKTNVQKDSGRSDCVYNKLGNSSVNDKTASMKHEKKEPDNEPTNQKTGEYVLDNSMNSQPSIVQENPKETPSMRTYSFPHHHLFRIGLRVGVGYSSISGLSSIIENYDIRPTFTMNERGGVNPRIGVFGTWQYRRLGAELSIDYTRLSSKLTEYKKTEYITETTRFHYNFITPQILLRFYAFPKFYMGAGISAAIPFGSRNIDFTNDRIGEVYRQQAERTQDHLRESVKARVTFIPTIKIGYVDIKNGFEAGLEYGFGFNDVLRTSANDYGYQERMNNLQTVSLTIGYSLPLGKAK
- a CDS encoding T9SS type A sorting domain-containing protein codes for the protein MKHKYLIAVFFFISTLSATAQTPGGVDKPMVWSRDSASVRVSAGAGLTYIGVSKVYGEKEQAIWSLGSGRSITRMQTTERAANLGDGTFMNYAKESLPEMRLYSYTTSSNMSNGQTLHIGRNGNTKLPVKNLDGRTVEYTVFDRRLSDTERCRVESYLALKYGVSLRSSYLNSRSEVIWNGYTNKDYSHRIAGLISDKASALHKTRAKSCEEDGFLTINMSKPFEDGESLLWGDNNGKLSFRQSKAYGKWLGRRWMDTATRIDKPNVDVVADSKQLRQIQPLAEGESYYLAVDPTGTGSFPVKTLSYHKANTTVGDSIVFKNIPLGRHDVFTLRAAKDMFTTIEVEQPTEKSGSTGTLSVRVTGGIAPYKMTLQREHMSVFNRTTSDSIQSADGLIEGKYLLTTTDHVGNKSENEFQISKTGITEIPSMNPSDGNSDFFANVSVSPNPTANGYFGVQVELSEAAPLDMALYTAGGALVSRQTNMPDTYFSTKVYLPQTGVYLLTLQSGSKEKTFKLVRK